In Endozoicomonas sp. GU-1, one DNA window encodes the following:
- a CDS encoding arginase family protein, which produces MAIQPEFMNNTRVRFFSTKIVSSLRYEKSHKEQEMTTLEKKPDFSLYSNAFGFLRQPLDFDPVNSDAEWIVTGVPFDLATTGRSGSRFGPEAIRKASVNLAS; this is translated from the coding sequence TTGGCAATCCAGCCCGAATTCATGAACAATACCCGTGTTCGCTTTTTTTCAACAAAAATAGTCAGCAGTTTGCGATACGAAAAGAGCCATAAGGAGCAGGAAATGACAACCCTGGAAAAAAAGCCAGACTTTTCGCTCTATTCCAATGCTTTTGGTTTTTTACGGCAGCCACTGGATTTTGACCCAGTCAATAGTGATGCCGAATGGATAGTAACCGGTGTACCTTTTGATCTTGCCACCACCGGCAGGAGCGGTAGTCGTTTTGGCCCTGAAGCCATACGTAAGGCATCGGTTAATCTCGCCTCTTAG
- the djlA gene encoding co-chaperone DjlA, which produces MTAIVIGALVGFMTGGPFGAILGAFVGSWINRTYLGGQGAAGFGASAAYRQKAQTAFFRATFLVMGRVAKADGRVSEYEIETARAIMDNMRLSEEQRRMAIELFNEGKKPSSDIEGALRSFREVAGASTLIPMFLEIQLSAAYADGGLSPSEKAVFKQVCSILGVGNFAFEQIHKRFTAQREYYQQGGYHSGAGGNRSSSGMDLKRAYDVLGVSDSASDAEVKKAYRKLMSEHHPDKLVAKGLPEEMMAVAKEKTQEIQGAYDQVRAARKAAG; this is translated from the coding sequence ATGACCGCAATAGTAATTGGCGCGTTGGTTGGATTCATGACCGGTGGACCCTTTGGCGCTATTTTGGGCGCATTTGTGGGTTCCTGGATTAACCGGACCTATTTAGGTGGGCAGGGAGCTGCTGGCTTCGGGGCTTCTGCCGCTTATCGTCAAAAAGCCCAGACCGCCTTTTTCAGGGCAACGTTTCTGGTGATGGGCCGTGTGGCAAAAGCGGACGGCCGGGTAAGTGAGTACGAAATAGAAACAGCACGAGCCATTATGGATAACATGCGCCTCTCAGAAGAGCAGCGCAGGATGGCAATAGAGCTGTTTAATGAGGGCAAGAAGCCGTCTTCCGATATTGAGGGTGCGCTTCGGTCATTTCGTGAGGTGGCCGGTGCCAGCACACTGATTCCCATGTTTCTGGAGATTCAGCTGTCGGCAGCCTATGCCGACGGTGGGCTGAGCCCTTCAGAAAAAGCGGTATTCAAGCAGGTTTGCAGTATTCTGGGTGTGGGCAACTTTGCTTTTGAGCAGATTCACAAACGGTTTACTGCCCAGAGAGAGTATTATCAACAAGGTGGCTATCATTCCGGAGCCGGTGGCAACCGATCATCTTCAGGAATGGATCTGAAACGGGCCTATGATGTTCTGGGCGTGTCAGACAGTGCCTCAGATGCTGAAGTCAAGAAGGCTTACCGTAAGCTGATGAGCGAACACCATCCGGATAAACTGGTGGCCAAGGGGTTGCCTGAGGAAATGATGGCGGTTGCCAAAGAAAAAACCCAGGAAATTCAGGGCGCTTATGATCAGGTTCGGGCAGCCAGGAAGGCCGCAGGATAG
- a CDS encoding aminoglycoside phosphotransferase family protein has product MATTISELQNVSEASCRREQLAQWVVSVLSGGQSPAFDHGNLDAGASMPLQAIGSDAGFRKYYRVKTPRRMLVAVDAPPATEDTRTFVDIATHWRAGGVHVPEVFAVDYEHGFMLQEDLGDTPMQVLLQGSAADQHYPQLLDTLLTVQQQSPDNLPPYDEKLIRLELSLYPQWFLGALMGFDAEDPHIVQPLTGLFSSLVTTFLEQPKGTVHRDYHSRNLMLAPDGTVGVIDFQGALHGPLLYDVVSLLRDCYIAWPEEKIDRWFSSFIAHHPVLADYDREQLKIWFDLTGLQRHLKCLGIFSRLWLRDGKPGYLNDIPRTLGYVMSICQRYPQFKAHAEWLQKGVEPLVKGRLKQVMEEAGV; this is encoded by the coding sequence TTGGCCACAACAATTTCAGAGCTTCAGAACGTTTCTGAAGCATCTTGCCGTCGGGAACAACTGGCCCAATGGGTTGTCTCAGTGTTATCTGGCGGACAAAGCCCTGCCTTTGATCATGGGAATCTTGATGCAGGTGCTTCAATGCCTTTACAGGCCATTGGCAGTGACGCCGGTTTTCGAAAATATTATCGGGTTAAAACCCCTCGGCGGATGCTGGTTGCCGTAGATGCTCCTCCGGCAACGGAAGATACCCGCACCTTTGTTGACATAGCCACTCACTGGCGGGCAGGCGGGGTTCACGTTCCTGAGGTGTTTGCGGTTGATTATGAGCATGGCTTTATGCTTCAGGAGGACCTGGGGGATACGCCAATGCAGGTTTTACTGCAAGGCTCTGCCGCCGACCAGCATTATCCGCAGCTTCTGGACACCTTACTCACCGTGCAGCAACAGTCACCTGATAACCTGCCTCCCTACGATGAAAAGCTGATTCGCCTTGAGCTGTCTCTTTATCCCCAGTGGTTTCTTGGGGCACTTATGGGATTTGATGCTGAAGATCCTCACATTGTGCAGCCGCTGACGGGGCTGTTCTCCTCGTTGGTAACAACGTTTCTTGAGCAGCCAAAGGGGACGGTTCATCGTGATTACCATTCCCGAAACCTGATGCTGGCACCGGATGGCACTGTCGGGGTTATTGATTTTCAGGGAGCGCTGCATGGGCCATTGCTTTATGACGTCGTCTCTTTATTGAGGGACTGCTACATAGCCTGGCCGGAAGAAAAGATAGATCGCTGGTTTTCCTCCTTTATTGCCCATCATCCGGTGCTGGCAGATTATGACCGGGAACAGCTGAAAATCTGGTTTGACCTCACGGGTTTACAGCGTCATCTGAAATGTCTGGGGATCTTTTCCAGGTTATGGCTGCGTGATGGCAAACCCGGCTACCTTAACGATATTCCAAGAACTCTGGGGTATGTGATGTCCATCTGCCAGCGATACCCTCAATTCAAAGCCCATGCCGAGTGGCTGCAAAAGGGCGTTGAACCTTTGGTTAAAGGGCGGCTCAAACAGGTAATGGAGGAAGCTGGTGTATGA
- a CDS encoding peptidylprolyl isomerase yields MMKGLKSMALATLCLLSFSSGGVYAQSNDAAQTPQKGTIRNQLPLDRIVAKIDQDVIMQSELDARIEAVHRQLASRNINLPPEDVLKNQVLEQLILENIQIQMGKRGGIRIDDWALNDAIARIAQRNQMTLEAFRQNLEADGLSFSQAREEIRREMILNRVRQRQVAQRVQVSEQEIDNFLSSPEGLAQVQTEYRLGHILIATPDNATPDQVQSAERLADDLSGQLRQGADFQALAIANSSGQNALEGGDLGWRKADQLPTLFAEQAINMTPGQTSDAIRSPAGFHIIKLMDTRGNAKVVQSQVHVRHILIKPNEIRSNLESQMQAKKLYQRVQAGEAFSELAKAYSDDTASALNGGDMGWISPETLVPEFQTVMNIIPEKVVSEPFRTTYGWHILEVLGKRQSDISTQVRRNQVRELLSNRKFEEELQVWLREIRDQAYVEIQL; encoded by the coding sequence ATGATGAAGGGATTAAAAAGCATGGCACTGGCTACCCTGTGCCTGCTGTCTTTCAGCAGCGGTGGCGTTTACGCACAGTCAAATGATGCAGCGCAAACCCCGCAGAAAGGCACCATCCGAAACCAGCTGCCACTGGATCGAATCGTTGCCAAAATTGATCAGGACGTGATCATGCAAAGTGAGCTGGATGCCCGTATTGAGGCGGTGCATCGCCAGCTGGCATCCAGAAATATCAACCTGCCACCGGAAGATGTGCTGAAAAACCAGGTACTGGAACAGCTGATACTGGAAAACATTCAGATCCAGATGGGCAAGCGCGGCGGCATCCGCATTGATGACTGGGCTCTTAATGACGCCATTGCCCGAATCGCCCAGCGCAACCAGATGACCCTGGAAGCGTTCCGGCAAAACCTGGAAGCGGATGGCCTGTCGTTCAGCCAGGCCCGTGAAGAAATTCGCCGGGAAATGATTCTTAACCGTGTTCGTCAGCGCCAGGTTGCCCAGCGGGTCCAGGTCAGCGAACAGGAAATTGATAACTTCCTGAGCTCTCCTGAAGGGCTGGCACAAGTGCAGACGGAATATCGTCTGGGTCATATTCTGATTGCCACTCCCGACAATGCCACACCCGACCAGGTCCAGAGTGCAGAGCGCCTTGCTGATGACCTGTCCGGACAACTGCGCCAGGGAGCAGACTTTCAGGCCCTGGCCATTGCCAACTCCAGTGGGCAGAATGCCCTGGAAGGAGGCGACCTCGGCTGGCGAAAAGCCGACCAGCTCCCCACGCTTTTTGCGGAACAGGCCATTAACATGACCCCGGGGCAGACCTCCGACGCTATTCGCAGCCCTGCCGGTTTCCATATCATCAAACTTATGGATACCAGGGGGAATGCAAAAGTGGTCCAGAGTCAGGTTCATGTGCGCCATATCCTGATCAAGCCCAATGAAATTCGCAGTAACCTTGAGTCCCAGATGCAGGCGAAGAAACTGTATCAGCGGGTTCAGGCGGGGGAAGCGTTCAGCGAGCTTGCCAAAGCGTATTCTGACGATACCGCTTCCGCGCTCAATGGCGGTGATATGGGATGGATCTCTCCAGAAACACTGGTTCCGGAATTCCAGACCGTGATGAACATCATTCCGGAAAAAGTAGTCAGCGAGCCATTTCGCACCACCTACGGCTGGCATATTCTCGAAGTGCTGGGCAAACGGCAGTCTGACATCAGCACCCAGGTTCGCCGCAACCAGGTAAGAGAACTGCTCAGTAATCGCAAGTTTGAAGAAGAACTGCAAGTCTGGCTGCGGGAAATCCGTGATCAGGCCTACGTTGAGATCCAGCTCTGA
- the murU gene encoding N-acetylmuramate alpha-1-phosphate uridylyltransferase MurU, whose translation MKAMILAAGYGKRLRPITLSIPKPLVPVAGKPLITYHIERLAQAGFRELVINHGWLGEKIEEALGSGSGWGVTIQYSPEGEPLETGGGICRALPLLAQGQAGESDAPFVVMNGDVYTDICLKNLHLPQGMLAHLVMVDNPDFHPAGDFCLDDGMLFEKAAMPEKAGLTFSGVSILSPRLFDGCQRGTAFALAPLLIEAMQQGRVSGQYHHGFWTDVGSVERLQGLEGYLQKQQQDRPQSQNNLQDQSRTS comes from the coding sequence ATGAAGGCCATGATACTTGCTGCTGGTTATGGCAAAAGACTCAGACCCATTACCCTGTCCATTCCCAAACCGCTGGTACCAGTGGCAGGAAAACCCCTGATTACCTATCATATCGAGCGGCTGGCGCAGGCTGGTTTCAGAGAACTGGTCATTAATCATGGTTGGTTGGGTGAAAAGATTGAGGAGGCACTTGGCTCAGGTTCCGGCTGGGGGGTAACTATTCAGTATTCCCCGGAAGGCGAGCCTCTGGAAACCGGCGGTGGGATTTGTCGAGCCCTGCCGCTGCTGGCTCAAGGTCAGGCGGGTGAAAGTGATGCTCCGTTTGTGGTGATGAATGGGGATGTTTATACAGATATCTGTCTGAAAAATCTGCACCTCCCGCAAGGCATGCTGGCGCATCTGGTGATGGTCGATAATCCGGACTTCCATCCGGCAGGGGATTTTTGTCTCGACGATGGGATGCTTTTTGAGAAAGCAGCAATGCCGGAAAAAGCCGGACTGACATTCAGTGGCGTCAGCATACTATCCCCGCGATTGTTTGACGGCTGTCAGCGTGGCACAGCCTTTGCCCTGGCTCCGTTATTGATTGAGGCCATGCAACAGGGCCGGGTCAGTGGCCAGTACCACCATGGTTTCTGGACGGATGTGGGTTCTGTTGAACGGCTTCAGGGACTGGAAGGCTATCTTCAAAAACAGCAGCAGGACCGGCCGCAAAGCCAAAACAATCTTCAAGATCAGAGCAGGACTTCATGA
- the pdxA gene encoding 4-hydroxythreonine-4-phosphate dehydrogenase PdxA, with protein sequence MTGYTPQPIPRLVVTAGEPAGIGPDLCLMLATQGHEFSKPVQLVIAADPELLAQRAIQLGLSVDLQLFSPDIREPSRANTLVVAPVSMATPATAGAVNPANGQYVLDTLKLALDGCVNGLFDGMVTGPVHKEVINNAGIPFSGHTEFLAEQTHTGKVVMMLATEGLRVALATTHLPLSEVSAAITRDSLTQVIHILHRELQDKFAIRTPHILVCGMNPHAGEGGHLGMEEIETIIPVLNHCRAQGMNLTGPLPADTLFNPKLLQQADAVLAMYHDQGLPVLKYKGFGQAVNITLGLPIVRTSVDHGTALDLAATGNIDSGSLYTAIETALEMLSFPD encoded by the coding sequence ATGACCGGTTACACCCCCCAACCCATTCCCCGGCTGGTAGTTACCGCCGGGGAGCCTGCAGGCATCGGTCCCGACCTTTGCCTGATGCTGGCAACCCAGGGCCACGAGTTTTCCAAACCGGTGCAACTGGTGATTGCAGCCGATCCGGAGTTATTGGCACAACGGGCAATACAGCTGGGCCTATCCGTTGACCTGCAACTCTTTAGCCCGGATATCAGAGAACCTTCCCGGGCAAACACCCTGGTGGTTGCCCCGGTCTCCATGGCTACCCCGGCAACAGCGGGTGCCGTTAACCCCGCTAACGGTCAATATGTTCTCGATACCCTGAAGTTAGCCCTGGATGGATGCGTGAACGGCCTTTTTGATGGAATGGTGACCGGCCCTGTTCATAAAGAAGTGATCAATAACGCCGGCATTCCCTTCAGTGGCCACACAGAGTTTCTTGCTGAACAGACCCACACCGGAAAAGTTGTGATGATGCTGGCAACAGAGGGCTTAAGAGTCGCCCTGGCCACCACCCACCTCCCCCTTTCCGAGGTTTCTGCAGCGATTACCCGTGACTCCCTGACTCAGGTTATTCACATTCTTCATCGGGAGTTACAGGATAAGTTTGCGATCCGCACGCCTCATATTCTTGTCTGTGGAATGAACCCCCATGCCGGCGAGGGTGGCCACCTGGGAATGGAAGAGATTGAAACCATTATACCCGTTCTGAACCATTGCCGGGCTCAGGGAATGAACCTGACCGGCCCCTTACCCGCAGACACCCTGTTTAACCCAAAACTGCTGCAACAGGCTGATGCCGTACTGGCCATGTACCATGACCAGGGGTTACCGGTGCTCAAATACAAAGGCTTTGGGCAGGCCGTCAATATCACCCTGGGGCTGCCGATTGTCCGCACCTCGGTGGATCATGGCACCGCCCTGGATCTTGCGGCCACCGGGAACATTGACTCAGGCAGTTTATACACCGCCATCGAAACGGCACTGGAGATGCTTTCCTTCCCTGATTGA
- a CDS encoding LPS-assembly protein LptD, with product MDMHLLPFTPKALTLVIATSIIASQPAARVIAAEPSGAQQSEWHCQTLANGHWSCHPATGKSKPAQPKPGAKQQVRNPKKSTTPIKPATNGQNAALKQQLDWQPIRDLSAQRRSTEPFYSCGAYIEPPRPGKDYSGDSNNAPIVAESNESSYDKDSVATFKGDVTVRQGSRQFESDHATLDKSRNHGQFEGNVRFRDSGVLLVGDKGDLQLDSGRATLENTAYVMHEQKARGSAKRIVRNEDTTLELSDATYTTCPPGDKGWQLSGQQVTLDMGSGQGLAKNAVVRVQGLPILYTPYLSFPIDDRRKSGFLYPTLSQSSDNGLDFAIPYYLNIAPNYDATLTPRYMSKRGLMLENEFRYLVGNTRGELGLSGLLDKDQLKKENPYYNDQRWLLNYRQQTNLTSRWTAEVDYAKASDKNYLDDFSTSLNLSANAPLNQRIGTRYLGGDTNHSWQFSVDAHQYQNMNQTADDPYNKLPQIKLSGNWLASSRLNLNYVADYTKFSRDDNWHYVKEESKTTSDNEYFESVYDEGYGIKSANGERLYLETGAGYSFDWSYAFIRPAVKVQHVEYRLTDLSATEVETDLNRAYGNFTAADYTESPKTTVPTFSIDSGFYFDRFTNIGGTEFTHTLEPRMKYLYSPYKEGQEMNPVFDTALMNFNYNSLWRDSRFSGHDRLGDANQLSLGLTTRLIEGDGFERVRFGIGQIIYFEDRQLWISPIAGIDQGVIDQDLDTDPGDETRRLLEEMQDSVSPLASELVYNINRSMNIRQDLMWDTSNNKLDSYGLYYQYQPGDRRVMNAGYRFLRQADRFVKNELDQNTGLTTDNNLSQTDLSIAWPVTNNWSAMGRWQYDLTNKRNLEILSGVEYNSCCYQVRVLWRKWVEDDDNIDHPDSKNGIFLQFVLRGLGDLTGGTTKQYIKGIKGYAGDEK from the coding sequence ATGGATATGCACCTATTACCCTTTACCCCAAAAGCACTGACACTGGTCATTGCAACCAGCATTATTGCCAGCCAACCAGCAGCCAGAGTCATTGCCGCTGAACCCTCGGGTGCTCAACAGAGCGAATGGCACTGCCAGACACTGGCTAATGGTCATTGGAGTTGTCATCCTGCCACCGGCAAATCCAAACCGGCGCAACCGAAGCCCGGGGCCAAACAGCAGGTCAGAAACCCGAAAAAATCGACGACGCCAATAAAGCCTGCCACCAACGGTCAAAACGCCGCCCTCAAACAACAACTGGACTGGCAACCTATCCGGGACCTCTCGGCACAGAGAAGATCAACTGAGCCTTTCTATAGCTGCGGCGCTTATATCGAGCCGCCCAGACCTGGCAAGGACTATAGCGGGGATAGCAATAATGCACCCATTGTCGCCGAGTCCAATGAATCCAGTTATGACAAAGACTCAGTTGCAACCTTCAAGGGTGATGTTACGGTCCGTCAGGGCAGCCGGCAGTTTGAAAGTGACCACGCCACGCTGGACAAAAGCCGGAACCATGGCCAGTTCGAAGGCAACGTTCGCTTTCGGGACAGTGGCGTCCTGCTGGTCGGTGACAAAGGTGATCTACAACTCGACAGTGGCCGTGCAACCCTTGAGAACACCGCTTATGTGATGCATGAGCAGAAAGCCCGAGGCAGCGCTAAACGCATCGTCCGCAATGAAGACACTACACTTGAGTTGTCTGACGCCACCTACACCACCTGCCCTCCGGGTGACAAAGGCTGGCAGCTGTCCGGTCAACAGGTAACCCTTGATATGGGTAGTGGTCAGGGTCTGGCCAAAAATGCCGTCGTTCGTGTGCAAGGGCTGCCAATCCTCTACACGCCATATTTGTCTTTCCCAATTGATGACCGCAGAAAGTCCGGTTTCCTTTACCCTACGTTATCCCAAAGCAGTGATAACGGTTTGGACTTTGCCATCCCTTATTACCTGAATATTGCACCCAACTATGATGCCACCCTGACGCCCAGATATATGAGCAAACGGGGATTAATGCTGGAGAACGAATTCCGCTATCTAGTGGGTAACACCCGGGGTGAACTGGGGCTTTCCGGATTGCTGGACAAAGATCAGCTGAAAAAAGAGAACCCTTATTACAATGACCAACGCTGGTTGCTCAACTATCGTCAGCAGACCAACCTGACCAGCCGCTGGACGGCAGAAGTCGACTACGCCAAAGCCAGTGATAAAAACTATCTGGATGATTTCAGCACCAGCCTTAACCTGTCTGCCAATGCACCGCTGAACCAGCGGATAGGTACCCGCTACCTGGGAGGGGATACCAACCACAGCTGGCAGTTTAGTGTGGATGCTCACCAATACCAGAATATGAACCAGACGGCAGATGACCCTTATAACAAACTGCCACAGATCAAACTGTCTGGTAACTGGCTGGCCAGTAGCCGCCTTAACCTGAATTATGTGGCCGACTACACGAAGTTCTCCCGTGATGATAATTGGCATTATGTTAAGGAAGAATCGAAAACAACATCGGATAACGAATACTTCGAGAGCGTATACGACGAAGGTTACGGTATTAAAAGCGCCAATGGTGAACGGCTCTACCTGGAAACCGGGGCAGGTTACTCTTTTGACTGGAGCTATGCATTTATCCGCCCGGCGGTGAAAGTGCAACATGTTGAATACCGGCTGACGGACCTGAGTGCAACTGAGGTAGAGACTGACCTGAATAGGGCCTACGGCAACTTCACCGCTGCTGACTACACCGAGTCACCCAAGACAACAGTGCCCACATTCAGCATTGACAGCGGCTTTTACTTTGACCGATTCACCAATATCGGTGGTACCGAATTCACCCACACTCTTGAGCCCAGGATGAAGTATCTCTACTCCCCTTATAAAGAGGGGCAGGAGATGAACCCGGTGTTTGATACCGCACTGATGAACTTCAACTACAACTCACTCTGGCGCGACAGCCGCTTCTCAGGCCACGACCGGTTAGGTGATGCCAACCAGCTCTCCCTGGGCCTGACAACCCGGCTGATAGAAGGTGATGGCTTTGAGCGGGTGCGCTTTGGCATTGGCCAGATCATCTATTTTGAAGATCGTCAACTGTGGATCAGCCCTATTGCCGGTATTGACCAGGGTGTTATTGACCAGGACCTGGATACCGACCCGGGCGATGAGACAAGGCGTCTGCTGGAAGAAATGCAGGATTCAGTGTCACCACTGGCATCGGAACTGGTCTATAACATTAATCGCAGCATGAACATCCGTCAGGATCTGATGTGGGATACCAGTAACAACAAACTGGATAGCTACGGTCTTTACTACCAGTACCAGCCGGGTGATCGCCGTGTCATGAACGCTGGCTATCGTTTCCTGCGTCAGGCTGATCGTTTTGTTAAAAACGAGCTGGATCAAAATACCGGTCTGACCACCGACAACAACCTGAGCCAGACCGACCTCTCTATCGCATGGCCTGTGACCAACAACTGGTCAGCCATGGGCCGCTGGCAGTACGATTTAACCAACAAGCGGAACCTTGAGATATTATCCGGAGTCGAATATAACAGTTGCTGTTATCAGGTACGTGTACTGTGGCGCAAGTGGGTCGAGGATGATGACAACATTGATCACCCTGACAGCAAAAACGGCATATTTCTCCAGTTTGTCCTGAGAGGACTTGGGGATCTGACCGGTGGCACCACAAAACAGTACATCAAAGGTATTAAAGGTTACGCAGGGGATGAGAAGTAA